A genomic window from Phoenix dactylifera cultivar Barhee BC4 unplaced genomic scaffold, palm_55x_up_171113_PBpolish2nd_filt_p 000007F, whole genome shotgun sequence includes:
- the LOC103715831 gene encoding protein JINGUBANG-like: MRDRKGSSAAAANSPPPRSSKLSNLLRSNLITQPKSEDDLLIPTAAPASATASPAYFSDHNPTSAVSSPYTLSPWNPAASPFAKSPWTHIPPLSDGPHSAGLLGSLVREEGHVYSLAASGDFLYTGSDSKNIRVWKSRHEFGGFKSGSGLVKAIVISGDKIFTGHQDGKIRIWKISSKKPNVHKRIGTLPRLKDFLKSSINPSNYVEVRRHRNVVWLRHFDAISCLALDEDAGLLYSGSWDKTLKVWRISDSKCLESINAHDDAINAVAAAGFDGLVFTGSADGTVKAWRREWVKKGGATRHVAMQTLLRQESAVTALAVAPAAGAVYCGSSDGLVNFWEFRGGGLRLAHGGVLRGHEMAVLCLTAAGSLVVGGSADKTLCVWRREKGGAHMKLAVLAGHAGPVKCLAIEEDRSEGPGGPHWVVYSGSLDKSVKLWRVSERPSEAGIRTPQHLRVEYDVEHRRSPLHVWATGGGGSERIGRSPLQVRGETGTYRTSNGTGGPQKG; this comes from the coding sequence ATGAGAGATCGAAAGGGTTCATCCGCCGCGGCGGCGAATAGTCCACCTCCGCGATCCTCCAAGCTCTCCAACCTCCTCCGTTCTAATCTCATCACCCAACCCAAAAGCGAGGACGACCTCCTTATCCCTACAGCCGCCCCCGCCTCCGCAACCGCCAGCCCTGCCTACTTCTCCGACCACAACCCCACCAGCGCCGTGAGCTCTCCGTACACACTCTCTCCCTGGAACCCGGCTGCCTCCCCCTTCGCCAAGTCCCCGTGGACTCATATCCCCCCTCTCTCCGACGGACCCcactccgccggcctcctcggCTCCCTCGTCCGCGAGGAGGGACACGTCTACTCCCTTGCCGCCTCCGGCGACTTCCTCTACACCGGCTCCGACAGCAAGAACATCCGCGTCTGGAAGagccgccacgagttcggcggCTTCAAGTCCGGCAGCGGCCTCGTCAAGGCCATCGTCATCTCCGGCGACAAGATCTTCACCGGCCACCAGGACGGCAAGATCCGCATCTGGAAGATTTCCTCCAAAAAACCCAACGTCCACAAGCGCATCGGAACCCTCCCGAGGCTCAAGGACTTCctcaagagctccatcaaccCCTCCAACTACGTCGAGGTCCGGCGACACCGCAACGTCGTCTGGCTCCGCCATTTCGACGCTATCTCCTGCCTCGCCCTCGACGAGGACGCCGGGCTCCTCTACTCCGGCTCCTGGGATAAAACTCTAAAAGTCTGGAGGATTTCCGATTCCAAGTGCTTGGAATCCATCAATGCCCACGACGACGCCATCAACGCAGTGGCGGCGGCGGGGTTCGACGGGCTGGTGTTCACCGGCTCCGCCGACGGGACGGTGAAGGCGTGGCGGCGGGAGTGGGTGAAGAAGGGCGGCGCCACCCGGCACGTGGCGATGCAGACGCTGCTCCGGCAGGAGAGCGCTGTGACGGCGCTGGCGGTGGCACCGGCGGCAGGGGCTGTCTACTGCGGGTCGTCGGACGGGCTGGTGAACTTCTGGGAGTTTCGCGGAGGCGGCCTGCGGCTGGCCCACGGTGGGGTTCTCCGCGGTCACGAGATGGCGGTGCTGTGCCTCACGGCCGCCGGGAGTTTGGTCGTGGGCGGTTCGGCGGATAAGACGCTGTGCGTGTGGCGCAGGGAGAAAGGCGGGGCACACATGAAGCTCGCGGTATTGGCCGGCCACGCGGGCCCCGTTAAGTGTTTGGCCATTGAGGAGGATCGGAGCGAGGGGCCCGGGGGCCCACATTGGGTGGTATACAGCGGGAGCTTGGACAAGTCGGTCAAACTGTGGCGGGTCTCGGAGCGGCCATCCGAGGCGGGCATTCGGACGCCGCAGCACTTGCGGGTCGAATACGACGTGGAGCACCGGCGGTCGCCTTTGCACGTATGGGCGACCGGGGGCGGCGGATCGGAGCGGATCGGGAGGTCCCCACTCCAAGTGCGAGGGGAGACAGGGACGTACCGGACGAGCAACGGCACCGGTGGGCCCCAGAAGGGCTAG
- the LOC103699828 gene encoding putative disease resistance protein RGA3, with amino-acid sequence MEMSIIAKVFVSKLLNGLAALVEDEVAMLWGVKGEIKRLQKGLGTINAVLADAESKKIESKAIDDWLRNLKDVMYDADDILDQIEAEKSKAAVSSGRQPCSCLFSCSCFGKTVFAHQIGRRIKSLNHRLDDILTASSKFNLQLVSADRGDHRSTSRVGRKTSPVAEPDIVGSNIQKDTDKLVKLLIKEDSRENILVYAIVGTGGIGKTTLARKIFNDERITTKFPMKLWVCVSKDFDEISLLKEIITHAEGDSGGASSRAQLEPKVANTVTNKKFLLVLDDMWDPNVWNDLLRNPLQSGATGSRVLVTTRNQRVALQMKAVESHQVAVLSAEDGWALLLKKVVLSGQEGDIEHLMDIGKKIVEKCGGLPLAIKTIGGVLSTKSRTKMEWERVLKTLSSNAWSSSTHFPEEVQPALWLSYEDLPSHLKQCFLYCSLFPEDYEFDRDKLIYYWISEGFIHEEGEVTLEELGEDCYWELIQRSFLQPHPCTEYKFPKCTVHDLLWSLARFLAGDENLAVKDGVDVPINSSSVKTRRLRGRVTEENRQAFIGALEGHKSLRTLLPRLASSHVMQENDANNLIKKTPRLRVLDFSYSSIKKLPDSLGTLIHLRYLDLSFSGICELPESIGNLVNLQFLILQSCESLRSLPKGIGKLHNLRCLDLFGAVLEGIPIEIANLHRLNTLTGFVVRNNRSDSGWCTLEHLRSLGKLKELSIQKLERALNEVEVGRVNALRDMLQLKVLNLWREPPTVDDDDGQAFGYSEEVIKKIENIFEVTLCPPPHLESLSIRGFFGLHFPSWIASSSTDLLLSDLRRLELIGCDICLQLPSLGKLPNLDSLWIHGASAVKKIGTEFLGQESDCSRDQGGRMQIFPKLTTLVFEHLDDLEEWEWEVKDDDRLIAIPKLEELTLYACPKLRSLPSGLVHHATALTMLKITMCDSLKAIRSFSSIKHLEISYNPNIDVVSELPSLQTLSLINPQMRALPEGLHGGQPDFLALNKLEILGTDQLLRRCLKDGLDWPKIELIPYVNAKDFYGSGYISKSPSAFSTNLTDYVEDHE; translated from the coding sequence ATGGAGATGTCGATTATAGCTAAGGTCTTCGTCTCTAAGCTCCTTAATGGCCTGGCCGCTTTGGTGGAGGACGAGGTGGCCATGCTCTGGGGTGTGAAGGGCGAGATCAAACGACTCCAAAAAGGCCTCGGAACAATAAACGCTGTCCTCGCCGATGCTGAAAGTAAAAAGATTGAGAGCAAAGCCATAGACGACTGGCTCAGGAACCTGAAGGACGTCATGTACGACGCTGACGAcatcctcgatcagatcgaggccGAGAAATCTAAAGCTGCAGTCTCCTCGGGACGTCAACCTTGCTCTTGCCTCTTCTCTTGCTCTTGCTTTGGCAAGACGGTGTTTGCTCATCAGATTGGCAGGAGAATCAAAAGCCTTAATCATAGGCTGGACGACATCTTGACAGCTAGTAGTAAATTTAATCTCCAGCTCGTTTCCGCCGACCGCGGTGACCACCGATCCACTTCTCGAGTGGGCAGGAAGACATCTCCCGTAGCTGAGCCTGATATTGTAGGGTCCAATATCCAGAAGGATACCGACAAGCTGGTGAAGTTGTTGATCAAGGAGGATAGTCGGGAAAACATTCTTGTATATGCCATCGTAGGAACTGGGGGAATTGGCAAGACCACTCTTGCTCGAAAGATTTTTAATGATGAAAGGATAACAACCAAGTTCCCGATGAAGCTTTGGGTCTGCGTGTCcaaagattttgatgagatcagtCTACTGAAAGAGATCATCACTCATGCGGAGGGCGATTCAGGAGGCGCTTCTAGCAGGGCACAGCTCGAGCCCAAGGTGGCAAATACTGTGACAaataagaaatttttgcttgtcTTGGATGACATGTGGGACCCAAACGTATGGAATGATTTACTCCGAAACCCCCTGCAGAGTGGGGCAACTGGAAGTAGGGTCCTTGTGACCACAAGAAACCAAAGGGTTGCATTGCAAATGAAGGCTGTAGAATCTCATCAAGTGGCGGTCTTGTCTGCTGAAGATGGTTGGGCACTGCTGCTCAAGAAGGTGGTTTTGAGTGGGCAGGAGGGAGACATCGAACATTTAATGGATATCGGAAAGAAGATTGTTGAGAAATGTGGTGGTCTCCCTCTTGCTATTAAGACCATTGGAGGAGTATTATCCACGAAGAGCAGGACAAAGAtggagtgggagagagtgcttaAAACCCTTTCAAGCAATGCTTGGTCTTCTTCGACCCACTTTCCCGAAGAGGTTCAACCAGCGCTATGGTTGAGTTATGAAGACCTGCCATCTCATCTTAAGCAGTGTTTTTTATATTGCTCGTTGTTCCCTGAGGATTATGAATTCGATCGTGACAAACTAATTTATTATTGGATCTCTGAAGGGTTCATCCATGAAGAAGGAGAGGTGACATTGGAAGAGTTAGGTGAAGATTGTTATTGGGAACTTATTCAGAGGAGTTTTTTGCAACCACATCCCTGTACTGAATACAAGTTTCCTAAATGCACCGTGCATGATCTACTATGGTCCCTTGCTCGGTTTTTAGCAGGAGATGAGAATTTGGCTGTGAAAGATGGGGTTGATGTCCCAATTAATTCATCTTCAGTGAAGACACGTCGCTTGCGGGGTCGTGTTACAGAAGAAAACCGCCAAGCATTTATTGGTGCATTGGAAGGGCACAAATCCTTGAGGACTCTGCTGCCACGCTTGGCCTCATCACACGTGATGCAAGAGAATGATGCCAATAATCTGATTAAGAAGACACCGCGTCTAAGAGTACTAGACTTTTCATACTCTTCGATCAAAAAATTGCCAGACTCCTTGGGAACTCTCATACATCTACGTTATTTAGATCTGTCATTTTCTGGCATATGTGAGCTACCAGAGAGCATAGGAAACCTTGTAAATCTGCAGTTCTTGATCCTCCAGTCTTGCGAATCTCTCCGCAGCCTTCCTAAAGGCATCGGAAAGTTGCACAACCTGCGGTGTCTTGACCTTTTTGGAGCAGTACTGGAGGGTATACCTATTGAAATTGCAAACTTGCATCGACTTAACACACTGACGGGTTTTGTGGTCAGGAACAACAGGAGCGATAGTGGTTGGTGTACGTTGGAACACTTGAGATCTCTAGGAAAGCTTAAAGAGCTCAGTATCCAGAAGCTGGAAAGGGCATTGAATGAGGTTGAGGTTGGACGAGTAAATGCACTGAGGGACATGTTGCAGCTTAAAGTGCTAAATTTGTGGCGCGAACCTCCTAcagttgatgatgatgatggacaAGCATTTGGCTACAGCGAAGAAGTGATCAAAAAAATTGAGAACATCTTTGAGGTGACGCTCTGCCCACCACCGCACCTAGAATCTCTTTCCATCCGAGGTTTCTTTGGACTCCATTTCCCGAGTTGGATAGCATCTAGCAGTACTGACTTGCTCCTCTCCGATCTAAGACGGTTGGAGCTCATAGGGTGTGACATTTGCCTGCAACTTCCATCACTAGGGAAGCTCCCAAACTTGGATTCCCTCTGGATACATGGAGCATCTGCTGTCAAAAAGATTGGGACTGAATTTCTGGGTCAGGAATCTGATTGTAGCAGGGATCAAGGTGGCAGGATGCAAATTTTTCCAAAGTTGACAACATTGGTATTTGAACACttggacgatttggaagaatGGGAATGGGAGGTGAAGGATGATGACAGACTGATAGCCATACCAAAGTTAGAAGAATTGACACTTTATGCTTGTCCAAAGTTGAGGTCCCTTCCTTCTGGCCTTGTTCACCATGCTACTGCCCTAACAATGCTGAAGATAACAATGTGCGATAGTCTAAAGGCAATCAGGAGCTTTTCCTCCATCAAACATTTGGAAATATCTTACAATCCTAATATAGATGTTGTTTCAGAACTTCCTAGCTTGCAAACATTAAGCCTGATAAATCCTCAAATGCGGGCCCTACCAGAGGGGTTACATGGAGGACAACCCGACTTCCTTGCACTCAACAAGCTTGAGATCCTGGGCACTGACCAACTACTCCGCAGATGCCTCAAGGATGGCTTAGATTGGCCCAAGATTGAACTTATCCCCTATGTAAATGCCAAAGATTTTTATGGATCCGGATACATCTCCAAGAGTCCCTCTGCGTTCAGCACcaacttaactgattatgttGAAGATCATGAGTAG
- the LOC103713855 gene encoding putative disease resistance protein RGA3 has translation MSIIGEAFVSMLVDGLAALVEDEVTMLWGVKSEIKRLQDSLQTINDVLADAESKMVQRKAIGMWLKKLKDIMYDADDILDECRIKAEKSKAAVSSGCQPCSCFGKIVFAHQIGRRIKGLNRKLDDICAEKSKFDLQVSSADNSDHRSASRVSRKTSPVAEPDIVGSKIEEDTDKLVELLIKEDSRDNILVYAIVGTGGIGKTTLARKIFNEERIKTKFPIKLWVCVSKDFEETSLLKDVIAQAIPEGRLAGDPSRAELDTKVADTVTNKKFLLVLDDVWDPKVWNDLLRNPLQGGATGSSVLVTTRNHGVASRMKAVRPHHQVEVLSAADGWALLRKKVVLSREEGEIEDLVDIGEEIVVKCGGLPLAIKTIGGVLSMKSRTKTEWERVLKTLSSNAWSSLTDFPQEVQPALWLSYEDLPSHLKQCFLYYSLFPEDYIFNRDKLIYCWISEGFIHEEGDLTLEELGEDYYGELVQRSFLQPYPPLYGEFESTRCTVHDLLWSFARFLARDENLVVKDGVEVPINSSSLKPRRIRRYVTKENCQASIGALEGHKSLRTLLLCLAGSHVVQENDIDNLIKKTPCLRVLHVSGPQIIKLPDSLGNLIHLRYLDLSISGISELPESIENLVNLQFLILQSCDYLRNLPKGIGKLHNLQCLDLLGTELEGIPIEIANLHRLRRLAISNCDIRPQLPSLGKLPDLDYLSIDKAFAVKKIGTEFLGQKPDCSSDQVGRMQIFPKLTKLIFHDLPNWEEWEWDVKDDDRLIAVPKLQELALLDCPKLRSLPSSLVRMSLPLQSLI, from the coding sequence ATGTCGATTATAGGTGAGGCCTTCGTCTCTATGCTCGTTGATGGCCTGGCCGCTTTGGTGGAGGACGAGGTGACCATGCTCTGGGGTGTGAAGAGCGAGATCAAACGGCTCCAAGATTCTCTTCAAACAATAAACGACGTCCTCGCCGATGCTGAGAGTAAAATGGTTCAGAGAAAAGCCATAGGCATGTGGCTCAAGAAGCTCAAGGACATCATGTACGACGCTGACGACATCCTCGACGAATGCCGGATCAAGGCCGAAAAATCTAAAGCTGCAGTCTCCTCTGGATGTCAACCTTGCTCTTGCTTTGGCAAGATTGTGTTTGCTCATCAGATTGGCAGGAGAATCAAAGGTCTGAATCGTAAGCTGGACGACATCTGCGCAGAGAAATCTAAATTTGATCTCCAGGTCTCTTCCGCCGACAACAGTGACCACCGATCCGCTTCTCGAGTTAGTAGGAAGACATCTCCTGTAGCTGAGCCTGATATCGTAGGATCCAAAATCGAGGAGGATACGGACAAGCTGGTGGAGTTGTTGATTAAGGAGGATAGTCGGGACAACATTCTTGTATATGCCATCGTAGGAACCGGGGGAATTGGCAAGACCACTCTTGCTCGGAAGATTTTTAatgaagaaagaataaaaaccaAGTTCCCGATAAAGCTCTGGGTCTGCGTGTCCAAAGATTTTGAAGAGACTAGTCTCCTGAAAGATGTCATCGCTCAGGCGATTCCAGAGGGGCGTCTAGCAGGCGATCCTAGCCGGGCAGAGCTCGACACCAAGGTTGCAGACACTGTCACAAATAAGAAATTCTTGCTTGTCTTGGACGACGTGTGGGACCCAAAAGTATGGAATGATTTACTCCGAAACCCCTTGCAAGGTGGGGCAACTGGAAGTAGTGTCCTTGTGACCACAAGAAACCATGGGGTTGCATCGAGAATGAAGGCTGTACGACCTCATCATCAAGTGGAGGTCTTGTCTGCTGCAGATGGTTGGGCGCTGCTACGCAAGAAGGTGGTTTTGAGCAGGGAGGAGGGAGAGATCGAAGATTTAGTGGATATCGGAGAGGAAATTGTTGTGAAATGTGGTGGTCTCCCTCTTGCTATTAAGACCATTGGAGGAGTATTATCAATGAAGAGCAGGACCAAGAcggagtgggagagagtgcttaAGACCCTTTCAAGCAATGCTTGGTCTTCTTTGACCGACTTTCCCCAAGAGGTTCAACCAGCACTATGGTTGAGTTATGAAGATCTGCCATCTCATCTTAAGCAGTGCTTTTTATATTACTCGTTGTTCCCTGAGGACTATATATTCAATCGTGACAAACTAATTTATTGTTGGATCTCTGAAGGGTTCATCCATGAAGAAGGAGATCTAACATTGGAAGAGTTAGGTGAAGATTATTATGGGGAACTTGTTCAGAGGAGTTTTTTGCAACCATATCCCCCGCTTTATGGTGAGTTTGAGTCTACTAGATGCACTGTGCATGATCTACTATGGTCTTTTGCTCGGTTTTTAGCAAGAGATGAGAATTTGGTTGTGAAAGATGGGGTTGAAGTCCCAATTAATTCATCTTCATTGAAGCCACGTCGCATACGGCGTTATGTTACAAAAGAAAACTGCCAAGCATCTATTGGTGCATTGGAAGGGCACAAATCTTTGAGGACTCTTCTACTATGCTTGGCAGGATCACATGTGGTCCAAGAGAATGATATCGACAATTTGATTAAGAAGACACCGTGTCTGAGAGTACTACACGTCTCAGGCCCTCAGATCATAAAATTGCCCGACTCCTTAGGAAATCTCATACATCTACGTTATTTAGACCTGTCAATTTCTGGCATAAGTGAGCTACCAGAGAGCATAGAAAATCTTGTAAATCTGCAGTTCTTGATCCTCCAGTCTTGTGATTATCTACGCAACCTTCCTAAAGGCATCGGAAAGTTGCACAACCTGCAGTGTCTTGACCTTCTTGGAACAGAACTGGAGGGTATACCTATCGAAATTGCAAACTTGCATCGACTAAGACGGTTGGCTATCTCAAATTGTGACATTCGCCCGCAACTTCCATCACTAGGGAAGCTCCCTGACTTGGACTACCTCTCGATAGATAAAGCATTTGCTGTCAAAAAGATTGGGACTGAATTTCTGGGTCAGAAACCTGATTGTAGCAGTGATCAAGTTGGCAGGATGCAAATTTTTCCAAAGTTAACAAAATTGATATTTCATGACCTACCCAATTGGGAGGAATGGGAATGGGACGTGAAGGATGATGACAGACTAATAGCCGTACCAAAGTTACAAGAATTGGCACTTTTAGATTGTCCAAAGTTGAGGTCTCTTCCTTCTAGCCTTGTTCGCATGTCACTGCCCTTACAAAGCTTAATATAG